The Streptomyces sp. CC0208 genome window below encodes:
- a CDS encoding carbohydrate ABC transporter permease codes for MSTTVATGAPAKQRTPVRPARVLLHVFLAGTALAWLAPLLWAVLAALRPYSETSNKGYVSWPDTLNLDNFKNAFQQSDMLHYFGNTLLIAVPAVLITLVLSSMVAFYVSRFDFRLNIALLLVFTAGNLLPQQVIITPLYRMYLLIDLPGITMSGKLYDSALGLVLIHVAFQSGFCAFVLSNYMRMLPHELTEAALVDGASVWRMYWQIVLPLCKPAMAALGTLLSIWIYNDFFWAIVLISTGENMPITSALNNLSGQYFTDPNLVAAGALLTAIPTLIVYFVLQRQFVSGLTLGANKG; via the coding sequence ATGAGCACCACCGTCGCCACCGGCGCGCCGGCCAAACAGCGCACGCCTGTCCGCCCCGCCCGGGTCCTGCTGCACGTCTTCCTCGCCGGCACCGCGCTGGCCTGGCTGGCACCGCTGCTGTGGGCGGTCCTCGCGGCCCTGCGGCCGTACTCGGAGACCAGCAACAAGGGCTACGTGTCCTGGCCGGACACGCTGAACCTCGACAACTTCAAGAACGCGTTCCAGCAGTCCGACATGCTGCACTACTTCGGCAACACCCTGCTCATCGCGGTCCCGGCCGTGCTGATCACCCTGGTGCTGTCGTCGATGGTCGCCTTCTACGTCAGCCGCTTCGACTTCCGCCTCAACATCGCGCTGCTGCTCGTCTTCACCGCCGGCAACCTGCTGCCGCAGCAGGTCATCATCACCCCGCTGTACCGGATGTACCTGCTGATCGACCTGCCCGGCATCACCATGAGCGGCAAGCTCTACGACTCCGCGCTCGGCCTGGTCCTGATCCACGTGGCGTTCCAGTCCGGCTTCTGCGCCTTCGTGCTCAGCAACTACATGCGGATGCTGCCCCACGAGCTGACCGAGGCCGCCCTGGTCGACGGCGCCTCCGTGTGGCGTATGTACTGGCAGATCGTGCTGCCCCTGTGCAAGCCCGCGATGGCCGCGCTGGGCACCCTGCTGTCCATCTGGATCTACAACGATTTCTTCTGGGCGATCGTGTTGATCTCGACCGGCGAGAACATGCCGATCACCTCGGCCCTGAACAACCTCTCCGGCCAGTACTTCACCGACCCCAACCTGGTCGCCGCCGGCGCCCTGCTCACCGCGATCCCCACCCTGATCGTCTACTTCGTGCTCCAACGCCAGTTCGTCAGCGGACTGACCCTCGGCGCCAACAAGGGCTGA
- a CDS encoding beta-galactosidase, which translates to MIAEGIAYGGDYNPEQWPEEVWAEDVRLMREAGVNMVSVNIFAWALLEPREGEYDFSRLDRILALLHEHGIAADLATPTAAPPAWFFRKHPEALPVDKDGRRLSYGSRQTFCPSSPAYREAALRIARALGERYADHPAVVMWHVHNEYGCHNAECYCDVSAEAFRVWLRSRYGDLETLNHAWGTTFWSQWYYDWDEIIPPRATGAVPNPTHQLDWRRFCSDELLALYRAEREVLREAAPSVPATTNFMVMFAFDALDYWRWAPELDVVSNDHYLRSTDPESQIDIALSGDLVRSLAGGPWLLMEHSTGAVNWQPVNRAKTAGELRRNALAHVARGADGIAYFQWRAAKAGAEQWHSAMLPHAGTDSQIWRDVVALGADLKALAQVRGSTSPASVAVVWDWNARWALELPSQPSEAVRYLDMVRAWYEPLWRSGVAVDFVHPTADLSAYRLVLAPALYLVDDPSAANLTGFASAGGTLVVGFHSGAVDASCHVRLGGYPGAFREALGVRTDELFPLLPGESLGLSDGGTASLWSERVHLEGGEAVTSYTSGPLTGVPAVTRHPYGEGVAWYLATHPDPDTLAALLDRIRTEAGVEPVRRTPEGVEAVLRRGEDADYLFLINHGERAAEVHVASRATELLSGRGIDGGRVTVTPGDVVVVRESR; encoded by the coding sequence ATGATCGCGGAGGGCATCGCCTACGGCGGCGACTACAACCCCGAGCAGTGGCCCGAGGAGGTCTGGGCCGAGGACGTACGCCTCATGCGTGAGGCGGGCGTGAACATGGTCAGCGTCAACATCTTCGCGTGGGCGCTCCTCGAACCCCGCGAGGGCGAGTACGACTTCTCGCGCCTCGACAGGATCCTCGCCCTGCTCCACGAGCACGGCATCGCCGCCGACCTGGCCACACCGACGGCGGCCCCACCGGCCTGGTTCTTCCGCAAGCACCCGGAGGCCCTGCCGGTCGACAAGGACGGCCGGAGACTGTCGTACGGCAGCCGCCAGACCTTCTGCCCCTCCAGCCCCGCCTACCGGGAGGCCGCCCTGCGGATCGCCCGGGCGCTCGGGGAGAGGTACGCAGACCACCCGGCGGTCGTGATGTGGCACGTCCACAACGAGTACGGCTGCCACAACGCGGAGTGCTACTGCGACGTGAGCGCGGAGGCGTTCCGGGTGTGGCTGCGGTCGCGCTACGGCGATCTGGAGACCCTGAACCACGCCTGGGGTACGACCTTCTGGAGCCAGTGGTACTACGACTGGGACGAGATCATCCCGCCCCGCGCCACCGGTGCCGTGCCCAACCCGACCCACCAGCTGGACTGGCGGCGCTTCTGCTCCGACGAGCTGCTGGCGCTGTACAGGGCGGAGCGGGAGGTGCTGCGGGAGGCCGCGCCTTCGGTGCCGGCCACCACCAACTTCATGGTGATGTTCGCCTTCGACGCGCTGGACTACTGGCGCTGGGCGCCGGAGCTGGACGTCGTCTCCAACGACCATTACCTGCGTTCCACCGACCCCGAGTCGCAGATCGACATCGCGCTCAGCGGCGACCTGGTCCGTTCGCTGGCTGGCGGGCCGTGGCTGCTGATGGAGCACTCCACGGGCGCGGTGAACTGGCAGCCCGTCAACAGGGCCAAGACGGCGGGGGAGTTGCGCCGCAACGCCCTGGCCCACGTCGCGCGCGGCGCCGACGGCATCGCCTACTTCCAGTGGCGGGCCGCCAAGGCGGGCGCCGAACAGTGGCACTCGGCGATGCTCCCGCACGCCGGCACGGACAGCCAGATCTGGCGTGACGTGGTCGCGTTGGGCGCGGACCTGAAGGCGCTGGCTCAGGTGCGGGGCAGCACCAGCCCCGCCTCGGTCGCCGTCGTCTGGGACTGGAACGCCCGCTGGGCCCTGGAACTCCCCTCCCAGCCCAGCGAGGCGGTCCGCTACCTGGACATGGTCCGGGCCTGGTACGAGCCGCTGTGGCGGTCGGGCGTGGCGGTGGACTTCGTTCATCCGACGGCGGACCTGTCGGCGTACCGCCTGGTGCTGGCCCCCGCCCTGTACCTGGTCGACGACCCGTCGGCGGCCAACCTCACCGGTTTCGCCTCGGCCGGCGGCACGCTGGTCGTCGGCTTCCACAGCGGGGCCGTCGACGCCAGCTGCCATGTCCGCCTGGGCGGTTACCCGGGCGCCTTCCGCGAGGCCCTCGGCGTCCGCACGGACGAACTGTTCCCGCTGCTGCCCGGTGAGTCCCTCGGCCTGAGCGACGGCGGCACGGCGTCCCTGTGGTCGGAGCGGGTGCACCTGGAAGGCGGGGAGGCCGTCACGTCGTACACCTCGGGCCCCCTGACCGGAGTCCCGGCGGTCACCCGGCACCCCTACGGCGAGGGCGTGGCCTGGTACCTGGCCACCCACCCGGACCCGGACACCCTCGCCGCCCTGCTGGACCGCATCCGCACCGAGGCGGGGGTGGAGCCGGTGCGTCGGACACCGGAGGGGGTGGAGGCGGTGCTGCGCCGGGGCGAGGACGCGGACTACCTCTTCCTGATCAACCACGGGGAGCGGGCCGCCGAGGTGCACGTGGCCTCCCGGGCAACCGAGTTGCTCAGCGGCAGGGGCATCGACGGCGGCCGGGTGACGGTGACGCCGGGCGACGTGGTGGTCGTACGGGAATCACGCTGA
- a CDS encoding glycoside hydrolase family 36 protein — protein MPHPFTPLASVPVDPRRARVHEEGWQSWSPSGTYALGDKPYRPTNDNWATVCYRPGVTVPEGTFQGEGLLALDPGDGSPVRLWAAPDPTHEVPSIRLVAADSVAEVLADGPVKEFTGTDIQSVLAEWAAGLGVETPRTAPTVWCSWYEYFTGVTEDDIHENLRAMDTLDLPVDVVQIDDGYQKALGDWLTLSGRFRSRAGIADAIRARGRRAGIWTAPFLVDPASDLAAEHPDWLVEDLDGGFLHAGRNWGHDLCVLDTTHPEAAQYLTSVFSTLVSEGYDYFKVDFLYAGALEGVRHSSADALTAYRDGIRLIREAIGSQAYLLGCGAPILPSVGLFDAMRVSPDTAPHRRPEAGDYSQPGQDPAEFTGAGRQWQHGRLWVNDPDCLMARPAVETRERWAAHVEATGGLMASSDRLLSLDLWGVETTRRLLAGDVR, from the coding sequence GTGCCCCACCCCTTCACCCCGCTCGCCTCCGTGCCCGTGGACCCGCGCAGGGCCCGCGTGCACGAGGAGGGCTGGCAGTCCTGGAGCCCCAGCGGCACGTACGCCCTCGGCGACAAGCCGTACCGCCCGACGAACGACAACTGGGCGACGGTCTGCTACCGCCCGGGCGTCACCGTCCCCGAAGGCACCTTCCAGGGCGAGGGCCTGCTGGCGCTCGACCCCGGGGACGGATCGCCGGTACGGCTGTGGGCGGCGCCGGACCCCACGCATGAGGTCCCGTCGATCCGTCTGGTCGCCGCGGACTCCGTGGCGGAGGTCCTGGCCGACGGCCCGGTGAAGGAGTTCACGGGCACGGACATCCAGTCGGTGCTGGCCGAGTGGGCCGCCGGACTCGGGGTCGAGACCCCCCGGACGGCGCCCACCGTCTGGTGCTCCTGGTACGAGTACTTCACGGGCGTCACCGAGGACGACATCCACGAGAACCTCCGGGCGATGGACACCCTCGACCTGCCCGTCGACGTCGTCCAGATCGACGACGGCTACCAGAAGGCCCTCGGCGACTGGCTCACCCTCTCCGGCCGCTTCCGCTCCCGCGCGGGCATCGCCGACGCGATCCGGGCGCGGGGCCGTCGGGCCGGCATCTGGACGGCCCCCTTCCTGGTCGACCCGGCCAGTGACCTGGCCGCCGAGCACCCCGACTGGCTGGTCGAGGACCTCGACGGAGGCTTCCTGCACGCCGGCCGCAACTGGGGCCACGACCTGTGCGTCCTGGACACCACCCACCCCGAGGCGGCGCAGTACCTGACGTCGGTCTTCAGCACCCTGGTGTCCGAGGGCTACGACTACTTCAAGGTCGACTTCCTGTACGCGGGAGCGCTGGAAGGCGTACGGCACTCCTCCGCGGACGCGCTCACGGCCTACCGGGACGGCATCCGGCTGATCCGCGAGGCGATCGGTTCCCAGGCGTACCTGCTCGGCTGCGGCGCGCCGATCCTGCCCTCCGTCGGCCTCTTCGACGCCATGCGGGTCAGCCCCGACACGGCCCCGCACCGGCGTCCCGAGGCCGGCGACTACAGCCAGCCGGGCCAGGACCCGGCCGAGTTCACCGGCGCGGGCCGCCAGTGGCAGCACGGCCGGCTGTGGGTCAACGACCCCGACTGTCTGATGGCCCGCCCGGCTGTGGAGACCCGCGAGCGCTGGGCGGCCCACGTGGAGGCGACGGGCGGCCTGATGGCGTCGAGCGACCGCCTGCTGTCCCTGGACCTGTGGGGCGTGGAGACGACCCGCCGCCTGCTCGCCGGAGACGTCCGATGA
- a CDS encoding trypco2 family protein, with protein MIELADMIRELREQLTTALTDGDGRMLRFELGPVEIEASVAVTREGGGDAKVRLWVVDAGANGKYGHAETQRVTLTLTPKVVPPGGGAGRTALITGDEVDGEV; from the coding sequence GTGATCGAACTGGCCGACATGATCCGGGAGTTGCGCGAACAGCTGACGACCGCTCTCACGGACGGCGACGGCAGGATGCTGCGCTTCGAGTTGGGGCCCGTGGAGATCGAGGCGTCCGTCGCCGTGACGCGGGAGGGCGGTGGGGACGCGAAGGTGCGACTGTGGGTGGTCGATGCCGGGGCGAACGGGAAGTACGGGCACGCGGAGACACAGCGGGTGACCCTCACGCTCACGCCGAAGGTGGTGCCGCCGGGCGGGGGAGCAGGGCGGACCGCGCTGATCACGGGTGACGAGGTTGACGGGGAGGTCTGA
- a CDS encoding trypsin-like peptidase domain-containing protein — protein sequence MTGRSERGLGPGLRAERVAEVIVRRSGRGGRGSGYLVGPGRVLTAAHVVEGAEQIRVRFQADRPGERAVEAVVAWAHDGIDIAVLKLPSDAYDDVSPATSFGTVGDQDAVLSCTAMGFPRFKLRTNAEGRRFRDTEHMDARCPVLANRREGTLDLRITAPPAEDPDPERDPWEGMSGAAVFSGGHLVAVVSRHHRSEGTGRIAAGRIDRWAETLKGDELAELSDLLSYDLAALSATCPPDLPDLVQEIYRAQLADIAPELLDERDSELADIVSFCGGMEPYRWLQGRPWAGKTALAAWFALHPPRGVVPVWFFITARYAGQSDSDAYAAAVVDQLAVIAGREPAMTGSPAARDGERRLLLKQAAERVARDGGTLLLVVDGLDEDQSLLPGGSGTSIASLLPERLPPNVRVLVTSRPSPGIPPDVGGGHPLRRCPVVELATSGAARHTEHEAKFDLRRALDGDRLERDVVGLLTAARGTLRVDDLRELTGRRHSELSRKLDSVFGRILRLRGGGFDSSADMDVTMYTTSRGYLFAHETLLAAAQDEFGPDIEEYRSRLRAWAETYERRGWPDETPPYLLQPYGRLVALDQDAPRAVALAVDPRRGDRLREATGSDAACLAEIAAARETVRRTAPDDLGALAALAAVEDLVARRNEYLHPDIPAVHARLGRVRQAIGLARSVFDPRSRARALLAVARVLAEAGDRRAVGLAEEGMRLAEEAGARRPSVVWEARGLRAVVLALAGRGEEALRVLPASDRRPPPVKEFVEALVMTATALGSTPGAAELLRLAEESAERIEFLPHRVRVMVGIAEAWSACGCTEDAARLLHAVTGLARDDTDNFGSLAAVVAEALRETHPREAAQLLSLAVAKLDKGALAPWKGARFGVVWGLVPFGVGWGRKVTYGDVCALVAMGRTAEVQRLMESEDPSGDLEAQMFAWSFVAEGWARRGAATEAWSALEFLTAARHLYGDDGSFRRVAQRLAEAGAAERLEAALTTLAYPSSRGMSWWDAAEGLAVLADHFAVDDPQRSLGLVHRAEHGHGLGTGPVLRIVQEHLAALAGALATVGRPDEADRLLATISAPGADAWGHAVVSMAVSRSDPDRARRLARRAVELSFTGGEYVSPWARTAAVQALGWAGAADAVEQVLSKEEARVRPYDHVLARVEAAAGLWVWDRNMAGHLLDEVLLHVRGDDARLYAHLLVAIGPHDGECSARVRQLLETREFRDVRFQRSTDVLLSLMTAVTDPAAARCRLDAMASQADGRPWPDTSSQGGAALAYAALGDDDTARTLARGGAWPEQRAEVFAHLAAYAALLPCDRVPVPINAESPNGAPLARRMATLLLPPPSGPDLRRARAFLAEALTQDGWHHAAPVLAAIDSGAVLRLGNAVFANLRPGD from the coding sequence TTGACGGGGAGGTCTGAGCGGGGGCTCGGGCCGGGGCTGCGGGCGGAGCGGGTCGCCGAGGTCATCGTCCGCCGATCCGGCCGGGGCGGCCGCGGCTCGGGCTATCTCGTGGGGCCGGGAAGGGTGCTCACGGCCGCGCATGTCGTCGAGGGCGCCGAGCAGATCCGTGTCCGTTTCCAGGCCGACCGGCCGGGGGAACGAGCCGTCGAGGCGGTGGTGGCGTGGGCGCACGACGGGATCGACATCGCCGTATTGAAGCTGCCGTCGGACGCGTACGACGACGTCTCGCCCGCCACCTCCTTCGGTACCGTCGGCGACCAGGACGCCGTCCTCAGCTGTACGGCGATGGGCTTTCCCCGCTTCAAGCTCCGTACCAACGCCGAGGGCCGGCGCTTCCGGGACACCGAGCACATGGACGCGCGATGCCCGGTGCTGGCCAATCGGCGTGAAGGAACGCTGGACTTGAGAATCACCGCGCCGCCCGCCGAGGATCCGGATCCCGAACGGGACCCGTGGGAGGGCATGTCGGGAGCGGCCGTCTTCAGCGGTGGGCATCTGGTCGCAGTGGTGAGCAGGCATCACCGCAGCGAGGGCACCGGACGGATCGCGGCGGGACGGATCGACCGCTGGGCGGAGACACTGAAGGGCGACGAACTCGCCGAGCTGAGCGATCTGTTGTCGTACGACCTCGCGGCACTGTCCGCCACCTGCCCGCCGGACCTCCCCGACCTCGTCCAGGAGATCTACCGTGCCCAACTCGCGGACATCGCACCCGAGTTGCTCGACGAGCGGGATTCCGAGCTGGCGGACATCGTCTCCTTCTGCGGCGGAATGGAACCGTACCGCTGGCTCCAGGGGCGGCCGTGGGCGGGAAAGACAGCGCTGGCGGCGTGGTTCGCGCTGCATCCACCGCGCGGGGTCGTGCCGGTGTGGTTCTTCATCACCGCGCGATACGCGGGGCAGTCCGACTCGGACGCGTACGCGGCGGCGGTTGTCGACCAACTCGCCGTCATCGCCGGCCGTGAACCGGCCATGACCGGTTCCCCCGCCGCCCGCGACGGCGAACGACGACTGCTGCTGAAACAGGCGGCGGAACGGGTCGCGCGGGACGGCGGCACGCTGCTCCTCGTCGTCGACGGCCTGGACGAGGACCAGTCCCTGCTCCCCGGCGGCAGCGGCACCAGCATCGCGTCCCTGCTGCCGGAACGCCTCCCGCCCAACGTCCGTGTCCTGGTGACGAGCCGGCCGAGCCCCGGCATCCCGCCGGATGTCGGCGGCGGGCACCCCCTGCGGCGCTGCCCGGTCGTGGAACTCGCCACCTCGGGGGCGGCACGGCACACCGAGCACGAGGCCAAGTTCGACCTCCGACGGGCCCTGGACGGTGACCGGTTGGAGCGGGACGTGGTCGGTCTGCTCACCGCGGCGCGGGGCACCCTCAGGGTCGACGACCTGCGGGAACTGACGGGCAGACGACACAGTGAGCTGAGTCGCAAACTCGACAGCGTCTTCGGCCGGATCCTGCGGCTGCGCGGTGGCGGCTTCGATAGCTCCGCCGACATGGACGTGACGATGTACACGACCAGCCGAGGCTATCTGTTCGCCCACGAGACCCTGCTCGCCGCGGCCCAGGACGAATTCGGCCCGGACATCGAGGAGTACCGCTCGCGCCTGCGCGCCTGGGCGGAGACCTACGAACGCCGTGGCTGGCCGGACGAGACCCCGCCGTATCTGCTCCAGCCCTACGGCCGACTGGTCGCGCTGGACCAGGACGCGCCCCGGGCCGTCGCTCTCGCTGTGGACCCCCGCCGAGGCGACCGGCTGCGGGAGGCCACGGGCAGCGACGCGGCGTGCCTCGCGGAGATCGCCGCGGCGCGGGAGACGGTGCGGCGGACCGCGCCCGACGACCTGGGCGCGCTGGCGGCGCTCGCGGCCGTGGAGGATCTCGTGGCCCGGCGCAACGAGTACCTTCACCCGGACATCCCGGCCGTTCATGCCCGTCTCGGCAGGGTCCGGCAGGCCATCGGCCTGGCCCGCAGCGTCTTCGACCCCCGCAGTCGCGCCCGGGCACTCCTCGCCGTGGCACGTGTCCTCGCGGAGGCGGGAGACCGGCGGGCGGTGGGGCTGGCGGAGGAGGGAATGCGGCTGGCCGAGGAGGCGGGGGCCCGCAGACCGTCCGTCGTCTGGGAGGCGCGGGGCCTGCGGGCCGTGGTCCTGGCCCTGGCGGGCCGAGGGGAGGAAGCGCTGCGGGTACTGCCTGCGTCGGACCGCCGTCCGCCACCTGTGAAGGAGTTCGTGGAGGCACTGGTCATGACCGCCACGGCACTGGGGAGTACGCCGGGAGCGGCCGAACTGCTCCGGCTGGCGGAGGAGTCCGCCGAGAGGATCGAGTTCCTTCCGCACCGCGTCCGCGTGATGGTGGGCATCGCCGAGGCATGGTCGGCGTGCGGCTGCACGGAGGACGCGGCACGGCTCCTCCACGCGGTCACCGGGCTCGCCCGGGACGACACGGACAATTTCGGCAGCCTTGCCGCGGTCGTTGCGGAGGCACTGCGCGAGACACATCCTCGCGAGGCCGCGCAACTGCTCTCCCTGGCCGTCGCGAAGCTGGACAAGGGAGCGCTCGCGCCGTGGAAGGGGGCACGGTTCGGCGTCGTGTGGGGGCTGGTGCCGTTCGGTGTCGGCTGGGGGCGGAAGGTGACGTACGGCGATGTCTGCGCCCTCGTGGCGATGGGCCGTACGGCGGAGGTCCAGCGGTTGATGGAGAGCGAGGATCCCTCCGGCGACCTGGAAGCCCAGATGTTCGCGTGGTCGTTCGTCGCCGAGGGGTGGGCCCGCAGGGGAGCAGCGACCGAGGCGTGGTCGGCTCTCGAATTCCTTACGGCGGCTCGCCACCTCTACGGCGACGACGGCTCCTTCCGCCGAGTTGCCCAACGTCTCGCGGAGGCCGGCGCCGCCGAACGACTGGAAGCCGCTCTGACCACCCTCGCGTACCCCTCGTCTCGCGGCATGTCGTGGTGGGACGCTGCCGAAGGGCTTGCTGTTCTCGCCGACCACTTCGCTGTCGACGACCCCCAGCGGTCGCTCGGACTTGTTCACCGGGCCGAGCACGGGCACGGGCTGGGGACCGGGCCGGTCCTTCGCATCGTTCAGGAACATCTCGCCGCACTGGCGGGCGCGTTGGCCACCGTGGGCCGACCCGACGAGGCCGATCGGCTCCTGGCGACGATCAGTGCGCCCGGTGCCGACGCCTGGGGCCACGCCGTCGTGTCCATGGCCGTCTCGCGCAGTGATCCGGACCGGGCCAGGCGGCTGGCCCGGCGGGCGGTCGAACTGTCCTTCACCGGCGGGGAGTACGTGTCCCCATGGGCCAGGACGGCCGCTGTCCAGGCGCTCGGGTGGGCCGGCGCGGCGGATGCCGTCGAGCAGGTTCTCAGCAAGGAGGAGGCGCGGGTGAGGCCGTACGATCACGTCCTCGCCCGTGTGGAGGCAGCCGCCGGCCTGTGGGTGTGGGACCGAAACATGGCAGGTCACCTGCTCGACGAGGTGCTCCTGCACGTCCGCGGGGACGACGCACGACTGTACGCACACCTGCTCGTCGCCATCGGCCCCCACGACGGCGAGTGCAGCGCTCGCGTCAGGCAGCTCTTGGAAACCCGTGAATTCCGTGATGTGCGTTTCCAGCGCTCGACAGACGTGCTCCTCAGCCTCATGACCGCCGTGACCGACCCTGCGGCTGCCCGGTGCCGCCTCGACGCGATGGCTTCGCAGGCTGATGGGCGTCCCTGGCCCGACACCAGTTCCCAGGGCGGAGCGGCTCTCGCCTACGCGGCTCTCGGGGACGACGACACGGCCCGCACGCTGGCCCGAGGCGGAGCCTGGCCCGAGCAGCGGGCGGAGGTCTTCGCGCACTTGGCCGCATATGCCGCTCTGCTGCCCTGCGACCGAGTGCCGGTTCCGATCAACGCGGAGAGCCCCAATGGCGCGCCTCTCGCCCGCCGCATGGCCACGCTCCTCCTCCCGCCCCCGTCCGGCCCCGACCTCCGCCGAGCCAGAGCCTTCCTCGCCGAGGCACTCACCCAGGACGGCTGGCATCATGCCGCTCCGGTTCTCGCCGCGATCGATTCCGGGGCCGTTCTGCGCCTCGGGAACGCGGTCTTCGCGAACTTGAGGCCCGGCGACTGA
- a CDS encoding sugar ABC transporter permease, which translates to MTTDINTKSPEAAAVPPSGPAPVKRVPQGHKRLLTRRDRITLAFMAGVPTVLHVALVWVTALASIALAFTSWDGIGFDSIKWVGLDNFKQLFTDNPQFWPAVEHNIIWFVVLILIPTPFGLFLAVQLDKNIRFSRLYQTAFFLPVVVSLAVTGFVWQLVYNPDTGLINSLIGANKPGHYIDWIGDPHLNLWAVLIAASWRHTGYMMILYLAGLKGVDPSLREASSLDGANEWQTFKNVIFPTLRPTNTVVLVVTIIEALRAFDLVFVFNKGAQGTELLSILITNNIIGESSRIGYGSAIAVVLLVISLAVIIPYLIATFRKERRA; encoded by the coding sequence ATGACTACCGACATCAACACGAAGAGCCCGGAGGCGGCCGCTGTGCCGCCTTCGGGCCCTGCCCCTGTCAAGCGGGTCCCGCAGGGCCACAAGCGTCTGCTGACCCGCCGTGACCGCATCACACTCGCCTTCATGGCGGGCGTGCCCACGGTCCTGCACGTGGCCCTGGTCTGGGTCACCGCGCTGGCCTCGATCGCCCTGGCCTTCACCAGCTGGGACGGCATCGGCTTCGACTCCATCAAGTGGGTGGGGCTGGACAACTTCAAGCAGTTGTTCACCGACAACCCGCAGTTCTGGCCCGCGGTCGAGCACAACATCATCTGGTTCGTCGTGCTCATCCTGATCCCGACGCCGTTCGGCCTGTTCCTGGCCGTCCAGCTGGACAAGAACATCCGCTTCTCCCGCCTCTACCAGACCGCGTTCTTCCTGCCGGTCGTGGTCTCGCTGGCGGTGACCGGGTTCGTCTGGCAGCTGGTCTACAACCCCGACACCGGTCTGATCAACAGCCTCATCGGGGCCAACAAGCCCGGCCACTACATCGACTGGATCGGCGACCCGCACCTGAACCTGTGGGCCGTGCTGATCGCCGCGTCCTGGCGGCACACCGGCTACATGATGATCCTCTATCTGGCCGGTCTGAAGGGCGTGGACCCCTCCTTGCGGGAGGCCTCCTCGCTGGACGGCGCGAACGAGTGGCAGACGTTCAAGAACGTCATCTTCCCCACCCTGCGCCCCACCAACACCGTCGTCCTGGTCGTCACGATCATCGAGGCGCTGCGCGCCTTCGACCTGGTGTTCGTCTTCAACAAGGGCGCCCAGGGCACCGAGCTGCTGTCGATCCTGATCACCAACAACATCATCGGTGAGTCCAGCCGGATCGGTTACGGCTCGGCGATCGCCGTGGTCCTGCTGGTCATCTCCCTCGCGGTCATCATCCCGTACCTGATCGCGACCTTCCGGAAGGAGCGGCGCGCATGA
- a CDS encoding extracellular solute-binding protein → MRDLSSSLPSPSRRGVLKGVGGAALLGAGIPLLSACGSSGSSSDPKTVSLGSNASDAVPKKAFAEIYAAFKKQSGITVDVNTKDHNTFQEQINSYLQGTPDDVFNWFAGYRMQFFAAKNLASPIDDVWDKIGGNFPDAMKKLSKGADGKYYFVPLYTYPWAIFYRKSVFQQHGYEVPTTWDQLVALSKQMKKDGLVPIAFGDKDAWPAMGTFDQINFRLNGYDFHVELMAGKAAWTDAKVKAAFDHWAELLPYHQDGFMGRTWQDAAQTLVSKKAGMYLLGSFVAQQFTNKADLDDLDFFAFPEINPAYGQDTVEAPTDGFMVSKAPKNKAGVTKLLEYLGTPAAEQIYLKADSSVVAASSKADTSSYTPLQKKAYEMISGAKSLTQFMDRDSRPDFTSTVMQPALQKFLQNPKGVDSLLASIERQKKTIFASS, encoded by the coding sequence ATGCGTGATCTCTCGTCTTCCCTCCCTTCGCCCAGCCGTCGTGGTGTGCTCAAGGGGGTGGGTGGTGCCGCCCTCCTCGGCGCGGGTATCCCGTTGCTGTCCGCCTGTGGCAGCAGCGGCAGCTCCAGCGACCCGAAGACCGTGAGCCTGGGGTCGAACGCGTCGGACGCGGTGCCGAAGAAGGCGTTCGCCGAGATCTACGCGGCCTTCAAGAAGCAGTCCGGGATCACGGTCGACGTGAACACCAAGGACCACAACACGTTCCAGGAGCAGATCAACTCCTACCTCCAGGGCACGCCGGACGACGTGTTCAACTGGTTCGCCGGGTACCGGATGCAGTTCTTCGCCGCGAAGAACCTCGCCTCCCCGATCGACGACGTGTGGGACAAGATAGGCGGCAACTTCCCGGACGCCATGAAGAAGCTGTCCAAGGGCGCGGACGGCAAGTACTACTTCGTGCCGCTGTACACGTACCCGTGGGCGATCTTCTACCGCAAGAGCGTCTTCCAGCAGCACGGCTACGAGGTCCCGACCACGTGGGACCAGCTGGTCGCCCTGTCCAAGCAGATGAAGAAGGACGGCCTGGTCCCGATCGCGTTCGGCGACAAGGACGCCTGGCCGGCGATGGGCACCTTCGACCAGATCAACTTCCGCCTCAACGGCTACGACTTCCACGTGGAGCTGATGGCGGGCAAGGCCGCGTGGACCGACGCCAAGGTCAAGGCCGCCTTCGACCACTGGGCCGAGCTGCTGCCCTACCACCAGGACGGTTTCATGGGCCGCACCTGGCAGGACGCCGCCCAGACGCTGGTGTCCAAGAAGGCCGGCATGTACCTGCTGGGCTCCTTCGTGGCCCAGCAGTTCACCAACAAGGCGGACCTGGACGACCTGGACTTCTTCGCCTTCCCGGAGATCAACCCCGCCTACGGCCAGGACACCGTGGAGGCGCCCACCGACGGCTTCATGGTCTCCAAGGCGCCGAAGAACAAGGCCGGTGTCACCAAGCTGCTCGAGTACCTGGGCACCCCGGCGGCGGAGCAGATCTACCTCAAGGCCGACTCCAGCGTGGTGGCCGCCTCCAGCAAGGCCGACACCTCCTCCTACACGCCGCTGCAGAAGAAGGCGTACGAGATGATCTCCGGCGCCAAGAGCCTGACCCAGTTCATGGACCGCGACTCGCGCCCCGACTTCACCTCGACGGTGATGCAGCCCGCGCTGCAGAAGTTCCTCCAGAACCCCAAGGGCGTCGACAGTCTGCTGGCCTCGATCGAACGCCAGAAGAAGACGATCTTCGCGTCCTCCTGA